The Syngnathus typhle isolate RoL2023-S1 ecotype Sweden linkage group LG11, RoL_Styp_1.0, whole genome shotgun sequence genome contains a region encoding:
- the LOC133162539 gene encoding keratin, type II cytoskeletal 8-like isoform X3, with amino-acid sequence MISGRKSYSIAGSSSASRRSIAGSSGYVVKRSSYNLGSSSGGFGGYGFGGSAGGQSMGSFSSGSMFGSGGGSYGGGMMGASINQVTVNQSLLAPLKLDIDPSFQAVRTQEKNQIMTLNNRFASFIDKVRFLEQQNKMLETKWSLMQDQTTTRSNIDAMFEAYISNLRRQLDGLGNEKVKLEGELKNMQLQVEDFKRKYEDEINKRTAAENEFVVLKKDVDAAYMNKVELEARCDALQDEINFLRAIYEAELRELQSQIKDTTVVVEMDNSRNLDMDAIVAEVRAQYEEIANRNKADAEAWYKQKFMEMQSSAGQYGENLQSTKAEIAELNRMIARLQNEIESVKAQRASLEAQIAEAEERGELAVKDANLRIKDLEEALQKAKQDMARQVREYQELMNVKMALDIEIATYRKLLEGEESRIAAGPSSATIHVQQSSSGMSSSGGFGYGGGSMSGGFGGSSMSGGYGGSSMTGGYGGTITKSTVSTSSSRRNY; translated from the exons ATGATCTCGGGCAGGAAGTCTTACTCAATTGCAGGAAGCAGTAGTGCCTCCAGGAGGTCCATTGCAGGAAGTAGCGGCTATGTCGTCAAGAGATCCAGCTACAATCTTGGTTCCTCTTCTGGTGGTTTTGGGGGTTATGGCTTTGGTGGTAGTGCTGGAGGCCAAAGCATGGGTTCCTTCAGCAGCGGCTCAATGTTCGGTAGTGGGGGTGGTTCTTATGGAGGAGGAATGATGGGCGCCAGCATCAACCAAGTCACAGTCAACCAGAGTCTGCTGGCCCCCCTAAAACTGGATATTGACCCCAGCTTCCAGGCTGTTCGCACCCAGGAAAAGAACCAGATCATGACCCTCAACAACCGCTTCGCTTCCTTCATTGACAAG GTTCGTTTCCTGGAGCAGCAGAACAAGATGCTGGAAACCAAATGGAGCCTCATGCAGGACCAGACCACCACCCGCTCCAACATTGACGCCATGTTTGAGGCCTACATCTCAAACCTGCGCAGGCAACTCGATGGGCTGGGCAACGAGAAGGTCAAGCTGGAGGGAGAATTGAAAAACATGCAGCTCCAGGTGGAAGACTTCAAGAGAAA gtatgaagatgaaatcaacaAACGCACAGCGGCAGAGAATGAGTTTGTGGTCTTGAAGAAG GATGTTGATGCTGCCTACATGAACAAGGTGGAGTTGGAGGCCAGATGCGATGCTCTTCAGGATGAGATCAACTTCCTCAGAGCCATCTATGAGGCT GAGCTTCGGGAACTGCAGTCCCAGATCAAGGACACCACTGTCGTTGTGGAGATGGACAACAGCCGCAACCTGGATATGGATGCTATTGTGGCCGAAGTGCGCGCTCAGTATGAGGAGATTGCCAACCGCAACAAGGCTGATGCGGAGGCCTGGTACAAACAGAAG TTCATGGAGATGCAGAGCTCTGCTGGCCAGTACGGCGAAAACCTTCAATCAACCAAGGCTGAGATTGCTGAGCTGAACCGCATGATTGCCCGTCTTCAGAACGAGATTGAGTCCGTCAAGGCACAG AGGGCCTCCCTGGAGGCTCAGATTGCAGAGGCTGAGGAGCGTGGCGAGTTGGCAGTGAAGGATGCCAATCTCCGCATCAAGGACCTGGAGGAAGCCCTCCAGAAAGCCAAGCAGGACATGGCCCGCCAGGTGCGTGAATACCAGGAGCTGATGAACGTCAAGATGGCCCTGGACATTGAAATCGCCACCTACCGGAAACTGCTGGAAGGAGAGGAAAGCAG AATTGCCGCTGGACCCTCCAGTGCAACAATTCATGTGCAACAGTCCTCAAGCG GAATGTCCAGCAGCGGTGGATTTGGTTACggtggcggcagca TGTCCGGTGGTTTTGGTGGAAGCAGCATGTCCGGAGGTTACGGTGGAAGCAGCATGACCGGAGGCTACGGTGGTACTATCACAAAGTCCACCGTGTCCACGTCCAGCTCCAGAAGAAACTACTAA
- the LOC133162539 gene encoding intermediate filament protein ON3-like isoform X2 → MISSRKSYSVAGSSSGSRRSFAGSQGGHRTSYTLSSSGGGLGAGGLSAGGFGGYGGGGFSSMSSSSMLGGAYGGGNFMAPSITQVTVNKSLLTPMSLDIDPSIQAVRTQEKNQIMTLNNRFASFIDKVRFLEQQNKMLETKWSLMQDQTTTRSNIDAMFEAYISNLRRQLDGLGNEKVKLEGELKNMQLQVEDFKTKYENEINKRTAAENEFVLLKKDVDGAYMNKVELEAKCDALQDEINFLRAIYEAELRELQSQIKDTSVVVEMDNSRNLDMDAIVAEVRAQYEEIANRNKADAEGWYKQKFMEMQSSAGQYGENLQSTKAEIAELNRMIARLQNEIESVKGQRASLEAQIAEAEERGELAVKDARLRIKDLEEALQKAKQDMARQVREYQELMNVKMALDIEIATYRKLLEGEESRIAAGPSSATIHVQQSSGSAGYSSSGSAGGFGYGGSSMSGGFGGSSMSGGYGGSSMTGGYGGTITKSTVSTSSSRRNY, encoded by the exons ATGATCTCGAGCAGGAAGTCCTACTCGGTGGCAGGCTCCAGCAGCGGCTCCAGAAGGTCCTTTGCAGGATCCCAAGGCGGCCATAGAACGAGCTACACTCTTAGTTCTTCTGGTGGTGGTTTAGGTGCTGGTGGTTTAAGTGCTGGTGGTTTTGGCGGTTATGGTGGAGGTGGATTTAGTTCCATGAGCTCTAGCTCAATGCTTGGTGGTGCCTATGGCGGCGGCAACTTCATGGCTCCCAGCATCACCCAAGTCACTGTCAACAAGTCTCTGCTGACCCCCATGAGTCTGGATATTGACCCAAGCATCCAGGCTGTCCGTACCCAGGAAAAGAACCAGATCATGACCCTCAACAACCGCTTCGCTTCCTTCATTGATAAG GTACGTTTCCTGGAGCAGCAGAACAAGATGCTGGAAACCAAATGGAGCCTCATGCAGGACCAGACCACCACCCGCTCCAACATTGACGCCATGTTTGAGGCTTACATCTCAAACCTACGCAGGCAACTCGATGGGCTGGGCAACGAGAAAGTCAAGCTGGAGGGAGAACTGAAGAACATGCAGCTCCAGGTGGAGGACTTCAAAACAAA gtatgaaaatgaaatcaacaagCGCACAGCGGCAGAGAATGAGTTTGTCCTCTTGAAAAAG GATGTTGACGGTGCTTACATGAACAAGGTGGAGCTGGAGGCCAAATGTGATGCTCTTCAGGATGAGATCAACTTCCTCAGAGCCATCTATGAGGCT GAGCTTCGGGAACTGCAGTCCCAGATCAAGGACACCTCTGTCGTTGTGGAGATGGACAACAGCCGCAACCTGGATATGGATGCTATTGTGGCCGAAGTGCGCGCTCAGTATGAGGAGATTGCCAACCGCAACAAGGCTGATGCGGAGGGCTGGTACAAACAGAAG TTCATGGAGATGCAGAGCTCTGCTGGCCAGTACGGCGAAAACCTTCAATCAACCAAGGCTGAGATTGCTGAGCTGAACCGCATGATTGCCCGTCTTCAGAACGAGATTGAGTCCGTCAAGGGACAG AGGGCCTCCCTGGAGGCTCAGATTGCAGAGGCTGAGGAGCGTGGCGAGTTGGCAGTGAAGGATGCCAGGCTTCGCATCAAGGACCTGGAGGAAGCCCTCCAGAAAGCCAAGCAGGACATGGCCCGCCAGGTGCGTGAATACCAGGAGCTGATGAACGTCAAAATGGCCCTGGATATTGAAATCGCCACCTACAGGAAACTTCTGGAAGGAGAGGAAAGCAG AATTGCCGCTGGACCCTCCAGTGCAACAATTCATGTGCAACAGTCCTCAGGCAGTG CCGGATACTCCAGCTCTGGCTCCGCTGGTGGATTTGGTTATGGTGGCAGCAGCATGTCCGGTGGTTTTGGTGGAAGCAGCATGTCCGGAGGTTACGGTGGAAGCAGCATGACCGGAGGCTACGGTGGTACTATCACAAAGTCCACCGTGTCCACGTCCAGCTCCAGAAGAAACTACTAA
- the LOC133162540 gene encoding keratin, type II cytoskeletal 8-like has product MLTTAQKFKVKELSGVFKFDYSSLEREALGAGGFGGYGAGGFSSMSSSSMLGGAYGGGNFMAPGITQVTFNQSLLAPLKLDIDPSIQAVRTQEKNQIMTLNNRFASFIDKVRFLEQQNKMLETKWSLMQDQTTTRSNIDAMFEAYIANLRRQLDGLGNEKVKLEGELKNMQLQVEDFKTKYENEINKRTAAENEFVLLKKDVDGAYMNKVELEAKCDALQDEINFLRAIYEAELRELQSQIKDTSVIVEMDNSRNLDMDAIVAEVRAQYEEIANRNKADAEAWYKQKFLEMQSSAGQYGENLQSTKAEIAELNRMIARLQNEIESVKAQRASLEAQIAEAEERGELAVKDARLRIKDLEEALQKAKQDMARQVREYQELMNVKMALDIEIATYRKLLEGEENRIAAGPSSATIHVQQSSSGMSSSGGFGYGGGNSGGMSASYGGSMSGGYGGSMSGGYGGTITKSVSTSSSSRRYL; this is encoded by the exons ATGCTCACAACAGCTCAAAAGTTTAAAGTAAAAGAACTCTCCGGGGTATTCAAATTCGATTATAGTTCCCTTGAACGTGAAGCCTTAGGTGCTGGTGGTTTTGGCGGTTATGGTGCAGGTGGATTTAGTTCCATGAGCTCTAGCTCAATGCTTGGTGGTGCCTATGGCGGCGGCAACTTCATGGCTCCCGGCATCACCCAAGTCACTTTCAACCAGAGTCTGCTGGCCCCCCTAAAACTGGATATTGACCCAAGCATCCAGGCTGTCCGTACCCAGGAAAAGAACCAGATCATGACCCTCAACAACCGCTTCGCTTCCTTCATTGATAAG GTACGTTTCCTGGAGCAGCAGAACAAGATGCTGGAGACCAAATGGAGCCTCATGCAGGACCAGACCACCACCCGCTCCAACATTGACGCCATGTTTGAGGCTTACATCGCAAACCTGCGCAGGCAACTCGATGGGCTGGGCAACGAGAAAGTCAAGCTGGAGGGAGAACTGAAGAACATGCAGCTCCAGGTGGAGGACTTCAAAACAAA gtatgaaaatgaaatcaacaagCGCACAGCGGCAGAGAACGAGTTTGTCCTCTTGaaaaag GATGTTGACGGTGCTTACATGAACAAGGTGGAGCTGGAGGCCAAATGTGATGCTCTTCAGGATGAGATCAACTTCCTCAGAGCCATCTATGAGGCT GAGCTTCGGGAACTGCAGTCCCAGATCAAAGACACCTCTGTCATTGTGGAGATGGACAACAGCCGCAACCTGGATATGGATGCTATTGTGGCCGAAGTGCGCGCTCAGTATGAGGAGATTGCCAACCGCAACAAGGCTGATGCGGAGGCCTGGTACAAACAGAAG TTCTTGGAGATGCAGAGCTCTGCTGGCCAGTACGGCGAAAACCTTCAATCAACCAAGGCTGAGATTGCTGAGCTGAACCGCATGATTGCCCGTCTTCAGAACGAGATTGAGTCCGTCAAGGCACAG AGGGCCTCCCTGGAGGCTCAGATTGCAGAGGCTGAGGAGCGTGGCGAGTTGGCAGTGAAGGATGCCAGGCTTCGCATCAAGGACCTGGAGGAAGCCCTCCAGAAAGCCAAGCAGGACATGGCCCGCCAGGTGCGTGAATACCAGGAGCTGATGAACGTCAAGATGGCCCTGGACATTGAAATCGCCACCTACAGGAAACTTCTGGAAGGAGAGGAAAACAG AATTGCCGCTGGACCCTCCAGTGCAACAATTCATGTGCAACAGTCCTCAAGCG GAATGTCCAGCAGTGGTGGATTTGGTTACGGTGGCGGCAACAGCGGCGGCATGTCTGCTAGCTATGGTGGCAGCATGAGTGGAGGATACGGTGGCAGCATGAGTGGAGGATACGGTGGCACCATCACCAAGTCGGTGTCCACAAGCAGTTCCAGCAGGAGATACCTTTAA
- the LOC133162539 gene encoding keratin, type II cytoskeletal 8-like isoform X1 has product MISGRKSYSIAGSSSASRRSIAGSSGYVVKRSSYNLGSSSGGFGGYGFGGSAGGQSMGSFSSGSMFGSGGGSYGGGMMGASINQVTVNQSLLAPLKLDIDPSFQAVRTQEKNQIMTLNNRFASFIDKVRFLEQQNKMLETKWSLMQDQTTTRSNIDAMFEAYISNLRRQLDGLGNEKVKLEGELKNMQLQVEDFKRKYEDEINKRTAAENEFVVLKKDVDAAYMNKVELEARCDALQDEINFLRAIYEAELRELQSQIKDTTVVVEMDNSRNLDMDAIVAEVRAQYEEIANRNKADAEAWYKQKFMEMQSSAGQYGENLQSTKAEIAELNRMIARLQNEIESVKAQRASLEAQIAEAEERGELAVKDANLRIKDLEEALQKAKQDMARQVREYQELMNVKMALDIEIATYRKLLEGEESRIAAGPSSATIHVQQSSSGMSSSGGFGYGGGSSGGMSASYGGSMSGGYGGSMSGGYGGSMSGGYGGTITKSVSTSSSGRRFL; this is encoded by the exons ATGATCTCGGGCAGGAAGTCTTACTCAATTGCAGGAAGCAGTAGTGCCTCCAGGAGGTCCATTGCAGGAAGTAGCGGCTATGTCGTCAAGAGATCCAGCTACAATCTTGGTTCCTCTTCTGGTGGTTTTGGGGGTTATGGCTTTGGTGGTAGTGCTGGAGGCCAAAGCATGGGTTCCTTCAGCAGCGGCTCAATGTTCGGTAGTGGGGGTGGTTCTTATGGAGGAGGAATGATGGGCGCCAGCATCAACCAAGTCACAGTCAACCAGAGTCTGCTGGCCCCCCTAAAACTGGATATTGACCCCAGCTTCCAGGCTGTTCGCACCCAGGAAAAGAACCAGATCATGACCCTCAACAACCGCTTCGCTTCCTTCATTGACAAG GTTCGTTTCCTGGAGCAGCAGAACAAGATGCTGGAAACCAAATGGAGCCTCATGCAGGACCAGACCACCACCCGCTCCAACATTGACGCCATGTTTGAGGCCTACATCTCAAACCTGCGCAGGCAACTCGATGGGCTGGGCAACGAGAAGGTCAAGCTGGAGGGAGAATTGAAAAACATGCAGCTCCAGGTGGAAGACTTCAAGAGAAA gtatgaagatgaaatcaacaAACGCACAGCGGCAGAGAATGAGTTTGTGGTCTTGAAGAAG GATGTTGATGCTGCCTACATGAACAAGGTGGAGTTGGAGGCCAGATGCGATGCTCTTCAGGATGAGATCAACTTCCTCAGAGCCATCTATGAGGCT GAGCTTCGGGAACTGCAGTCCCAGATCAAGGACACCACTGTCGTTGTGGAGATGGACAACAGCCGCAACCTGGATATGGATGCTATTGTGGCCGAAGTGCGCGCTCAGTATGAGGAGATTGCCAACCGCAACAAGGCTGATGCGGAGGCCTGGTACAAACAGAAG TTCATGGAGATGCAGAGCTCTGCTGGCCAGTACGGCGAAAACCTTCAATCAACCAAGGCTGAGATTGCTGAGCTGAACCGCATGATTGCCCGTCTTCAGAACGAGATTGAGTCCGTCAAGGCACAG AGGGCCTCCCTGGAGGCTCAGATTGCAGAGGCTGAGGAGCGTGGCGAGTTGGCAGTGAAGGATGCCAATCTCCGCATCAAGGACCTGGAGGAAGCCCTCCAGAAAGCCAAGCAGGACATGGCCCGCCAGGTGCGTGAATACCAGGAGCTGATGAACGTCAAGATGGCCCTGGACATTGAAATCGCCACCTACCGGAAACTGCTGGAAGGAGAGGAAAGCAG AATTGCCGCTGGACCCTCCAGTGCAACAATTCATGTGCAACAGTCCTCAAGCG GAATGTCCAGCAGCGGTGGATTTGGTTACggtggcggcagcagcggcggcatgTCTGCTAGCTATGGTGGCAGCATGAGTGGAGGATACGGTGGCAGCATGAGTGGAGGATACGGTGGCAGCATGAGTGGAGGATACGGTGGCACCATCACCAAGTCGGTGTCCACAAGCAGTTCCGGCAGGAGATTCCTTTAA